From a region of the Actinopolymorpha singaporensis genome:
- the dtd gene encoding D-aminoacyl-tRNA deacylase gives MRAVVQRVSEARVAVDGETVGAIDKPGLLVLLGATHTDTPALAEKLAGKIWGLRILPEERSCSEIGAPLLVVSQFTLYADTRKGRRPSWSQAAPGEVAEPLVEHFCTTLRGLGAHVETGRFGAHMDVSLVNDGPVTLVMEV, from the coding sequence ATGCGTGCGGTCGTCCAGCGTGTCAGCGAGGCCCGGGTGGCCGTCGACGGCGAGACCGTGGGCGCGATCGACAAGCCGGGACTGCTGGTCCTGCTCGGCGCGACCCACACCGACACCCCGGCGCTGGCGGAGAAGCTCGCCGGCAAGATCTGGGGGCTGCGGATCCTGCCCGAGGAGCGGTCCTGCTCCGAGATCGGTGCGCCGTTGCTGGTGGTCAGCCAGTTCACGCTGTACGCCGACACGCGCAAGGGCCGCCGGCCGTCGTGGTCGCAGGCCGCGCCCGGCGAGGTCGCCGAACCCCTGGTGGAGCACTTCTGCACGACGCTTCGCGGTCTGGGTGCGCACGTGGAGACCGGCCGGTTCGGCGCCCACATGGACGTCTCGCTGGTCAACGACGGGCCGGTCACGCTGGTCATGGAGGTGTGA
- the cysC gene encoding adenylyl-sulfate kinase has translation MSEPDRAGAGADVPRWAPSPREYDDLALALDGILAEVTVAVPADLAPGGDAGAAEFTTAELTDLEGTPVARLDVSAAAETAPGSWTLTGTVTPLRPREDGVFRHLHRTPAQVRDLLGPDGRVAAVLLDAPLDRAALDRVADAVAGYDATVLLALVGAGSPRGVSAHTLVRATLAAAELLPGQPLVVPVPLAARTDPAADLALRELVARAYGDPVRPAVDPDRRGDRERHPAPIAAALGSASRCAHQRGLVVFFTGLSGSGKSTLARRLHDLVLERGDRTVTQLDGDVVRRMLSAGLGFSRADREANIARIGFVAAEVARHGGLAICAPIAPYAATRAEVRRMVEAAGGTFVLIHVATPLAECERRDRKGLYARARAGLIPEFTGISDPYEPPDDADLAIDTSDVTVDDAAAKVLGLLDERGLLSPPPPTP, from the coding sequence ATGAGCGAACCTGATCGCGCCGGAGCCGGTGCCGACGTGCCGCGGTGGGCGCCGTCGCCGCGGGAGTACGACGACCTGGCGCTGGCCCTGGACGGCATCCTCGCCGAGGTCACCGTGGCCGTACCAGCGGACCTCGCCCCGGGCGGGGACGCCGGCGCCGCCGAGTTCACCACCGCCGAGCTCACCGACCTGGAAGGGACCCCGGTGGCCCGGCTGGACGTCTCGGCGGCGGCGGAGACCGCACCGGGCTCCTGGACGCTGACCGGGACCGTCACGCCGCTTCGCCCGCGCGAGGACGGCGTGTTCCGCCACCTGCACCGCACTCCGGCGCAGGTGCGTGACCTGCTCGGCCCGGACGGCAGGGTCGCTGCCGTCCTCCTCGACGCTCCGCTGGACCGGGCCGCGCTCGACCGGGTGGCCGACGCGGTCGCCGGGTACGACGCGACCGTGCTGCTTGCGCTGGTCGGCGCCGGCTCACCGCGCGGCGTCTCGGCGCACACGCTGGTCCGGGCCACCCTCGCCGCCGCCGAACTCCTGCCCGGGCAGCCGCTGGTGGTTCCCGTGCCGCTGGCGGCGCGCACCGACCCGGCGGCCGACCTCGCGCTCCGCGAGCTGGTGGCCAGGGCGTACGGCGATCCGGTCCGGCCGGCGGTCGATCCGGACAGGCGTGGCGACCGCGAGCGACACCCCGCGCCGATCGCCGCGGCTCTGGGGTCCGCATCCCGGTGCGCGCACCAGCGCGGACTGGTGGTGTTCTTCACCGGCCTGTCCGGCTCGGGCAAGTCGACGCTCGCCCGCCGCCTGCACGACCTGGTGCTGGAACGCGGCGACCGTACGGTCACCCAGCTCGACGGCGACGTCGTACGCCGGATGCTGTCCGCCGGGCTCGGGTTCTCCCGCGCGGACCGCGAGGCGAACATCGCCCGGATCGGGTTCGTGGCGGCCGAGGTGGCCCGGCACGGCGGGCTCGCCATCTGCGCACCGATCGCGCCGTACGCCGCGACCCGGGCGGAGGTACGCCGGATGGTGGAGGCCGCCGGTGGCACGTTCGTGCTGATCCACGTGGCGACCCCGCTGGCCGAGTGCGAACGCCGGGACCGCAAGGGTCTCTACGCCAGGGCCCGGGCCGGCCTCATCCCGGAGTTCACCGGTATCTCCGACCCGTACGAGCCGCCGGACGACGCCGACCTGGCGATCGACACCAGTGACGTGACGGTGGACGACGCCGCGGCGAAGGTGCTCGGCCTGCTCGACGAACGCGGCCTGCTCAGCCCTCCTCCGCCGACGCCGTAG
- a CDS encoding Bcr/CflA family multidrug efflux MFS transporter — protein MSSAQSSTQPPDQPADQPPEQSVENPTDQPPGQARRRIAPMLIVLLGGLTALGPMTIDLYLPALPHMTRELHSSQTLLQLTLTAALVGLASGQAVVGPLSDAVGRRRPLLVGLGTYAVASVVCAVAPTVEVLVAGRVVQALGGAAGIVIARAIVRDLVSGREIARLFSLLLLVTGLAPILAPVVGGQLLRLGSWRMLFGVLTAFGVVLFVGVLFGLRETLPVERRRHGGARDAAHSYLRLVRDRSFLGYALAGGFGFAGMFAYISGSPFVYQEVFGISPQFYGVLFGLNGLGLMAFSQTNGRLVRRVDPRRLLAIGQFTSLAGAILLVLAAATSVGGVVGVLLPLFVAVASLGMVGPNAMALGLAQHPEMAGTASALIGTLQFVVGALAGPLVTAVQVRSALPMATVVAGCVVLGILARVVLTRDRSEEASEPESPEELSGRRARPATASAEEG, from the coding sequence ATGTCCTCTGCACAGTCCTCGACCCAGCCACCCGACCAGCCGGCCGACCAGCCGCCCGAGCAGTCAGTCGAGAACCCGACCGATCAGCCGCCGGGGCAGGCCCGGCGCCGGATCGCGCCGATGCTGATCGTCCTGCTCGGCGGGCTCACCGCCCTGGGGCCGATGACCATCGACCTCTACCTCCCGGCGCTGCCGCACATGACGCGCGAGCTGCACAGCAGCCAGACGCTGCTCCAGCTCACGCTGACCGCCGCGCTGGTGGGACTCGCGAGCGGTCAGGCCGTGGTCGGCCCGCTCTCCGACGCGGTGGGCCGGCGACGCCCGCTGCTGGTGGGCCTCGGCACGTACGCCGTCGCCTCGGTGGTGTGTGCCGTCGCGCCGACGGTCGAGGTGCTGGTCGCCGGGCGGGTGGTGCAGGCGCTCGGTGGCGCGGCGGGGATCGTGATCGCCCGCGCGATCGTGCGTGACCTCGTGTCCGGCCGAGAGATCGCCCGGCTGTTCTCGCTGCTGTTGCTGGTCACCGGCCTGGCCCCGATCCTCGCGCCGGTCGTGGGTGGCCAGCTCCTGCGGCTGGGCTCGTGGCGGATGCTGTTCGGGGTGCTGACGGCGTTCGGGGTGGTGCTGTTCGTCGGCGTGCTGTTCGGGCTGCGGGAGACCCTGCCGGTCGAGCGCCGAAGGCACGGCGGGGCCCGGGACGCGGCCCACAGCTACCTCCGCCTGGTTCGTGACCGGTCCTTCCTCGGCTACGCCCTGGCCGGCGGGTTCGGTTTCGCGGGGATGTTCGCCTACATCTCCGGCTCGCCGTTCGTCTACCAGGAGGTGTTCGGGATCAGCCCGCAGTTCTACGGCGTGCTGTTCGGCCTGAACGGCCTCGGGCTGATGGCGTTCTCCCAGACCAACGGCAGGCTGGTACGCCGGGTGGACCCGCGCCGGCTGCTGGCGATCGGCCAGTTCACGTCGCTGGCCGGCGCGATTCTGCTCGTCCTCGCCGCCGCGACGTCGGTCGGCGGGGTGGTGGGCGTTCTGCTGCCGCTGTTCGTGGCGGTGGCGAGCCTCGGCATGGTCGGCCCGAACGCGATGGCGCTCGGCCTGGCCCAGCACCCCGAGATGGCGGGTACGGCGTCGGCGCTGATCGGCACGCTGCAGTTCGTGGTGGGCGCGCTGGCCGGACCGCTGGTCACCGCGGTCCAGGTGCGCTCGGCCCTGCCGATGGCGACGGTCGTCGCCGGGTGCGTGGTGCTCGGGATCCTGGCCCGGGTCGTCCTCACCAGGGACCGGTCCGAGGAGGCGTCGGAGCCGGAGTCGCCGGAGGAACTCTCCGGGCGGCGGGCGCGCCCGGCTACGGCGTCGGCGGAGGAGGGCTGA
- a CDS encoding dipeptidase: MTNIDPFEAVRAILPAVRDDLERLIRIPSVSADLSARADVRRTAELTAELFRAEGAQAVEVLEVEGGQPAVVAHFPAPAGRPTVLLYAHHDVQPTGDVAQWTSPPFEPTERDGRLYGRGAADDKAGIALHLAAVRAFGGRPPVGVTVFVEGEEEIGSPALGAFLAKYHDRLAADVIVLADSANFDVGVPALTTTLRGLADCVVEVRALDHGVHSGIYGGAAPDALTALCRLLATLHDEEGNVAIEGLDTAPAPAVDYPEERFRAEAAMLPGVRLLGEGTVAERIWARPTASVLAIDAPRVADASNTLVPVARAKVSVRLAPGDDATRAMKALTEHLRTHAPWGVRVDVTPGDAGQPYAAQASGPAYDAARSAFAQVWNHEPVDIGIGGSIPFVAEFAETFPDAAILVTGVADPHCRAHGVDESLHLGDFARACAAEALLLTKLAQA; encoded by the coding sequence GTGACCAACATCGATCCTTTCGAGGCCGTTCGAGCCATACTCCCCGCAGTCCGGGACGACCTGGAGCGGCTGATCCGGATCCCGTCCGTGAGTGCCGACCTGTCCGCCCGAGCCGACGTACGCCGCACCGCCGAACTCACCGCCGAACTCTTCCGTGCCGAGGGCGCGCAGGCCGTGGAGGTTCTCGAGGTCGAGGGCGGCCAGCCCGCGGTGGTGGCGCACTTCCCGGCGCCCGCCGGCCGGCCGACCGTCCTGCTGTACGCCCACCACGACGTGCAGCCCACCGGGGATGTGGCGCAGTGGACCAGCCCGCCGTTCGAGCCCACCGAACGCGACGGCCGCCTCTACGGGCGCGGCGCCGCCGACGACAAGGCCGGCATCGCCTTGCACCTGGCCGCCGTACGGGCGTTCGGTGGCCGGCCGCCGGTCGGGGTGACGGTGTTCGTCGAGGGCGAGGAGGAGATCGGTTCGCCGGCGCTCGGGGCGTTCCTCGCGAAGTACCACGACCGGCTCGCTGCCGACGTCATCGTGCTCGCCGACTCGGCCAACTTCGACGTCGGTGTTCCCGCGCTCACCACCACCCTGCGCGGCCTCGCCGACTGCGTGGTCGAGGTGCGCGCCCTCGACCACGGTGTGCACTCCGGCATCTACGGCGGTGCCGCACCGGACGCGCTCACCGCCCTGTGCCGGCTGCTGGCCACCCTGCACGACGAGGAAGGGAACGTCGCCATCGAGGGCCTGGACACGGCACCGGCGCCGGCCGTGGACTACCCGGAGGAGAGGTTCCGGGCAGAGGCGGCGATGCTTCCCGGCGTACGCCTGCTCGGTGAGGGCACCGTCGCCGAACGCATCTGGGCCCGGCCGACGGCGTCCGTGCTGGCCATCGACGCGCCCCGCGTCGCCGACGCGTCCAACACCCTGGTGCCGGTCGCCCGGGCCAAGGTGAGCGTCCGGCTCGCGCCCGGTGACGACGCGACCCGGGCGATGAAGGCGCTGACCGAGCATCTGCGTACGCACGCGCCGTGGGGTGTACGGGTCGACGTCACGCCGGGCGACGCGGGACAGCCCTATGCCGCGCAGGCGTCCGGCCCGGCCTACGACGCGGCCAGGTCGGCGTTCGCGCAGGTGTGGAACCACGAGCCGGTGGACATCGGCATCGGCGGCTCGATCCCGTTCGTGGCGGAGTTCGCCGAGACCTTCCCCGACGCCGCCATCCTGGTCACCGGCGTCGCCGACCCGCACTGCCGGGCGCACGGGGTGGACGAGAGCCTGCACCTCGGTGACTTCGCCCGGGCCTGCGCGGCCGAGGCGCTGCTGCTGACGAAGCTCGCCCAGGCGTGA
- a CDS encoding sulfite exporter TauE/SafE family protein, with amino-acid sequence MRKLVLLAIVGLAAQLVDGSLGMAYGVTSTTLLLATGVAPAAASATVHLAEIGTTLASGASHWRFGNVDWKVVGRIAIPGAIGSFAGATFLSSLSTDSAAPVMSGILLALGIYILIRFTAWGTPRGQLGKPVRARFLAPLGIFAGFVDSTGGGGWGPVATPALLASGRMEPRRVVGSVDTSEFVVSLAASLGFLIALGSAGIPFGAVAALLVGGLIAAPIAAWLVRHLPGRILGSLVGGVIVLTNVRTILKSDLVDAAAGTRTVAYLIIAGVWAGAVLWSLRAYRAERAELDAEAEESAPVAA; translated from the coding sequence GTGCGCAAGCTCGTTCTTCTCGCGATCGTCGGGCTGGCGGCCCAGCTCGTCGACGGCAGCCTGGGCATGGCCTACGGCGTCACGTCGACAACGCTCCTGCTGGCCACCGGAGTGGCGCCGGCGGCGGCATCGGCGACCGTGCACCTCGCCGAGATCGGCACGACGCTCGCTTCGGGTGCCTCGCACTGGAGGTTCGGCAACGTCGACTGGAAGGTCGTCGGCCGGATCGCGATCCCGGGTGCGATCGGCTCCTTCGCCGGTGCGACCTTCCTCAGCTCGCTGTCCACCGACTCCGCCGCGCCGGTCATGTCCGGCATCCTGCTGGCGCTCGGCATCTACATCCTGATCCGGTTCACCGCCTGGGGCACTCCGCGCGGCCAGCTCGGCAAGCCGGTACGGGCGAGGTTCCTCGCCCCGCTCGGCATCTTCGCCGGCTTCGTCGACTCCACCGGTGGCGGCGGCTGGGGGCCGGTCGCCACTCCCGCCCTCCTCGCCAGCGGCCGGATGGAGCCACGCCGGGTGGTCGGCTCGGTCGACACCAGCGAGTTCGTGGTCTCCCTGGCCGCGAGTCTGGGCTTCCTCATCGCGCTCGGCAGCGCAGGCATTCCGTTCGGCGCGGTCGCCGCACTGTTGGTCGGCGGCCTGATCGCGGCGCCGATCGCAGCCTGGCTGGTGCGGCACCTGCCCGGCCGCATTCTCGGCTCGCTGGTCGGCGGCGTCATCGTGCTGACCAACGTCCGTACCATCCTGAAGTCGGACCTGGTGGACGCGGCCGCCGGTACGCGCACCGTGGCCTACCTGATCATCGCGGGGGTGTGGGCGGGTGCCGTGCTGTGGTCGCTTCGGGCGTACCGAGCCGAGCGGGCCGAGCTCGACGCGGAAGCCGAGGAGTCAGCGCCGGTCGCGGCCTGA
- a CDS encoding RecQ family ATP-dependent DNA helicase encodes MRAEADAHLRRLVGRDDAAFREGQWEAIEALVARRRRALVVQRTGWGKSAVYFVATALRRAQGAGPTLIVSPLLALMRDQVAAAERAGIRAVTINSANADEWADVVKALGEDEVDVLLVSPERLNNPRFRAEQLPELAERTGLLVVDEAHCVSDWGHDFRPDYRRIRDLLARLPADTPVLGTTATANARVVADVAEQLGGGEVLTLRGPLARDSLRLGVLRLPTAQQRLAWLLAHLDELPGSGIIYTLTVAAADDIAALLREAGHAVLAYTGRTDDAERRSAEEALRSNEVKALVATSALGMGFDKPDLGFIVHVGAPSSPIAYYQQIGRAGRATERADVLLLPGVEDTDIWRYFATASMPRQDQADAVLAALADAGKPLSTAALEVVVDVRRTRLELLLKVLDVEGAVRRVSGGWEATGRPWVYDAERYSRVAGVRDAEARAMLDFEQHDGCRMAYLQRALDDPSAADCGRCDRCAGEWYPTDVPAPAQEAAAGRLAQVGVPIEPRAMWPSGMDRLGVPVRGRIAAAERAETGRAVARLTDLGWGQRLRALLAPGAEDAPAPEAVLSACVDVLRTWAWDRRPAAVVAMSSRGRPRLVGSVAEGLARIGRLPLLGAMEPVHGGPIGEPGGNSAFRLAGVWERLDTGTEVRDGLAALARDLGEPPPVLLVDDLVDSRWTMTVAARELRHAGAGEVLPFALAVAG; translated from the coding sequence CTGCGCGCGGAGGCCGACGCCCACCTGCGGCGGCTGGTCGGCCGGGACGACGCCGCGTTCCGCGAGGGCCAGTGGGAGGCGATCGAGGCGCTGGTCGCTCGGCGCCGCCGGGCACTCGTCGTCCAGCGGACCGGCTGGGGGAAGTCGGCCGTCTATTTCGTTGCCACCGCGCTGCGGCGGGCCCAGGGCGCGGGTCCCACCCTCATCGTGTCGCCGCTGCTCGCGCTGATGCGCGACCAGGTGGCCGCGGCCGAGCGGGCAGGCATCCGCGCGGTGACGATCAACTCCGCCAACGCCGACGAGTGGGCCGACGTGGTGAAGGCGCTGGGCGAGGACGAGGTCGACGTCCTGCTCGTCAGCCCGGAGCGGCTCAACAACCCGCGCTTCCGGGCCGAGCAGTTGCCGGAGCTCGCCGAGCGCACGGGTCTGCTGGTCGTCGACGAGGCCCACTGCGTCTCCGACTGGGGCCACGACTTCCGGCCCGACTACCGCCGCATCCGTGACCTGCTGGCCCGGCTGCCCGCCGACACCCCGGTCCTCGGCACCACCGCGACCGCCAACGCCCGGGTGGTCGCCGACGTCGCCGAACAACTCGGTGGTGGCGAGGTGCTCACCCTGCGGGGCCCACTGGCCCGGGACAGCCTGCGGCTCGGCGTACTCCGCCTGCCCACCGCACAGCAGCGGCTCGCCTGGTTGCTCGCCCACCTCGACGAGCTGCCGGGTAGCGGGATCATCTACACCCTCACCGTCGCGGCGGCCGACGACATCGCCGCGCTGCTGCGGGAGGCGGGCCACGCCGTGCTCGCCTACACCGGGCGCACCGACGACGCCGAACGCCGGTCGGCCGAGGAGGCCCTGCGCAGCAACGAGGTCAAGGCCCTGGTCGCGACCTCCGCGCTCGGCATGGGGTTCGACAAGCCCGACCTCGGCTTCATCGTGCACGTCGGCGCGCCGTCGTCGCCGATCGCCTACTACCAGCAGATCGGCCGGGCCGGGCGGGCCACCGAGCGCGCCGACGTCCTGCTGCTCCCCGGTGTGGAGGACACCGACATCTGGCGTTACTTCGCCACCGCGTCGATGCCGCGCCAGGACCAGGCCGACGCCGTGCTCGCCGCACTCGCCGACGCCGGCAAACCGCTGTCCACCGCCGCGCTGGAGGTCGTCGTCGACGTCCGCCGCACCCGGCTGGAGCTGCTGTTGAAGGTGCTCGACGTGGAGGGTGCGGTCCGTCGGGTGTCCGGAGGGTGGGAGGCGACCGGCCGGCCGTGGGTCTACGACGCCGAGCGTTACTCCCGGGTTGCCGGCGTCCGGGACGCCGAGGCCAGGGCGATGCTCGACTTCGAGCAGCACGACGGTTGCCGGATGGCCTACCTGCAGCGTGCGCTGGACGACCCCAGTGCCGCCGACTGCGGGCGTTGCGACCGGTGCGCCGGGGAGTGGTATCCCACGGACGTGCCCGCTCCCGCCCAGGAGGCGGCCGCGGGCCGGCTGGCCCAGGTGGGCGTTCCGATCGAGCCGCGAGCGATGTGGCCGAGCGGGATGGACCGGCTCGGCGTCCCGGTGCGCGGGCGGATCGCCGCGGCCGAGCGCGCGGAGACCGGCCGCGCCGTGGCGAGGCTCACCGACCTCGGCTGGGGGCAGCGGCTGCGGGCACTGCTGGCACCCGGCGCGGAGGACGCACCCGCACCGGAGGCGGTGCTGAGCGCCTGCGTCGACGTACTCCGCACCTGGGCCTGGGACCGGCGGCCGGCGGCGGTGGTGGCGATGAGTTCGCGTGGGCGGCCACGCCTGGTCGGTTCGGTCGCGGAGGGACTCGCCCGGATCGGCCGGCTGCCGCTGCTGGGCGCGATGGAGCCGGTCCACGGCGGGCCGATCGGCGAACCCGGCGGCAACAGCGCGTTCCGGCTGGCCGGGGTGTGGGAGCGCCTCGACACCGGCACGGAGGTACGCGACGGACTGGCTGCGCTGGCCCGCGACCTCGGCGAGCCGCCGCCGGTGCTGCTCGTGGACGACCTGGTGGACTCGCGGTGGACGATGACGGTGGCGGCCCGGGAGCTCCGGCACGCCGGAGCGGGGGAGGTGCTGCCGTTCGCGCTCGCCGTCGCCGGGTGA
- a CDS encoding sterol carrier family protein gives MPARLRPADPTDVAAALARVLQAHDAEERPPAEDLRLLVRHSLALLLARAPGRSVEVRVPPYAAIQCVPGPRHTRGTPPGVVETDPLTWVLLAAGRTTWATARESGTLAASGERTDLSAYLPLLPAGDPAGSDGGAS, from the coding sequence GTGCCCGCACGACTACGTCCCGCCGATCCGACCGACGTGGCCGCCGCGCTCGCCCGCGTCCTGCAAGCCCACGACGCGGAGGAACGCCCCCCGGCGGAGGATCTGCGACTGCTGGTTCGCCACTCCCTCGCGCTGTTGCTGGCGCGGGCGCCGGGGCGTTCGGTGGAGGTACGCGTCCCGCCGTACGCCGCGATCCAGTGTGTCCCCGGCCCGCGGCACACCCGGGGCACGCCGCCCGGTGTCGTGGAGACCGACCCGCTGACCTGGGTGCTCCTCGCCGCCGGCCGGACGACCTGGGCGACGGCACGGGAGTCGGGGACGCTGGCCGCGAGCGGAGAGCGGACCGACCTGTCCGCCTACCTGCCGCTCCTCCCAGCGGGTGATCCCGCGGGGTCCGACGGCGGAGCGAGCTGA
- a CDS encoding phosphatase PAP2 family protein, which yields MSLVVAQAVVVADRPVMTPGADAGWYREVTEFAATAPRWLAGVAEVATDAGLAAFALLFVFAWWRSRRGDARGAAYAVLAPVAAVVAYLVSEVAKSFLREERPCRAVAGVVTLMPCPASGDWSFPSNHAAIAGAAAVALLLAWRRLAWLVLPLALLLGSTRVYLGMHYPHDVAAGLLLGGGVALLVGLVLAGPLVPVVRRLRLVPLVGVLLVAGGAAAGRTPELAGPRAQVMRGPARPVSTTSVRSNRTDGGSRTGSPDG from the coding sequence ATGAGCCTCGTGGTTGCGCAGGCGGTCGTGGTCGCGGACCGCCCGGTGATGACGCCGGGAGCGGACGCCGGGTGGTACCGCGAGGTGACGGAGTTCGCCGCGACGGCGCCGCGCTGGCTGGCCGGCGTGGCCGAGGTCGCCACGGACGCCGGGCTGGCGGCGTTCGCGCTGTTGTTCGTGTTCGCGTGGTGGCGGTCCCGGCGTGGCGACGCTCGCGGTGCCGCCTACGCCGTGCTGGCGCCGGTGGCCGCCGTCGTCGCCTACCTCGTCAGCGAGGTCGCCAAGTCCTTCCTGCGCGAGGAACGCCCCTGCCGCGCCGTGGCCGGAGTCGTCACCCTCATGCCCTGCCCGGCGTCCGGCGACTGGTCCTTCCCGAGCAACCACGCCGCGATCGCGGGAGCGGCCGCCGTCGCGCTCCTGCTCGCCTGGCGCCGGCTCGCGTGGCTGGTCCTACCCCTCGCACTCCTGCTCGGGTCCACCCGCGTCTATCTCGGCATGCACTACCCGCACGACGTGGCCGCCGGCCTGCTGCTCGGCGGTGGCGTCGCGCTGCTCGTCGGCCTGGTGCTCGCCGGCCCGCTGGTGCCGGTGGTCCGCCGGCTGCGGCTGGTTCCCCTGGTCGGCGTGTTGCTGGTCGCCGGCGGAGCGGCGGCCGGGCGTACGCCGGAACTCGCCGGGCCACGGGCCCAGGTGATGCGCGGCCCGGCCCGGCCGGTGTCCACGACGTCGGTACGGTCCAACCGTACGGACGGCGGCTCGCGGACAGGCAGCCCAGACGGGTGA
- a CDS encoding HAD family hydrolase produces MTDSTIAVLDIDGTLIDSNYQNALAWYRALRSVGETCPVWRLHRLIGMGGDQVVSAVGGEDLECRVGDRAREQQGKEVDALLDEMAPLPGARDLLTAIKERGHRLVLASSAKKRHVDVFLDKLDARGLADAWTTVDDVEASKPAPDLLQVALKKLGAPSDAASVMVGDSVWDIEAAKKAGMPAIALRSGGFGTDELRKAGAIAIYDTPGDVAKALDDTPLA; encoded by the coding sequence GTGACCGACTCCACCATCGCCGTCCTCGACATCGACGGAACGCTCATCGACTCCAACTACCAGAACGCGCTCGCCTGGTACCGCGCACTCCGTTCGGTGGGCGAGACCTGCCCGGTGTGGCGGCTGCACCGGCTGATCGGCATGGGCGGGGACCAGGTGGTCTCGGCGGTGGGCGGGGAGGACCTGGAATGCCGGGTGGGCGACCGGGCCCGGGAGCAGCAGGGCAAGGAGGTCGACGCGCTGCTCGACGAGATGGCGCCGTTGCCGGGCGCCCGCGACCTGCTCACGGCGATCAAGGAACGCGGTCACCGGCTGGTGCTGGCCAGCTCCGCGAAGAAGCGCCACGTGGACGTCTTCCTGGACAAACTCGATGCCCGCGGCCTCGCCGACGCCTGGACCACCGTCGACGACGTCGAAGCCTCCAAGCCGGCGCCGGACCTGCTGCAGGTCGCGCTGAAGAAGCTGGGAGCCCCGTCCGACGCGGCGAGCGTGATGGTCGGCGACTCGGTGTGGGACATCGAGGCGGCCAAGAAGGCCGGGATGCCGGCGATCGCCCTCCGCTCAGGAGGCTTCGGGACCGACGAACTCCGGAAGGCCGGTGCCATCGCCATCTACGACACCCCCGGCGACGTCGCGAAGGCTCTGGACGACACCCCGCTCGCCTGA